The genomic interval TGCCCCCCTCCGGCATCCGATTGGGCGGTCACCACCATGACGCCCTGCAACGCCGGCACCGCCAGCACAGCGCGAAGCGACCAGTCCAGAACCCTCTGACCGGCCAGTTCGTGGTGCTGTTTGGGTAAATTGCCGCCCATCCGTTGCCCGGCGCCGGCGGCGGCGATCAGGCCCCAGAGCCGGCTACCGGGCGTCTTCATCGATCACCAGGTAAAAACGCTCCTCCGGGCCGATAAGCCCCAGGTCGCGCCGTGCGCGTTCCTCGATACTGCCCTGCCCGCGGCGCAGATCCGCCACGTCCGCGGCCAGGGCCCGGTTGCGCTCGTCCAGCTGCTGGTTGGCCTGACGCTGCTCGGCGACCTCGGCATGCAGGCCGATGGCCACCGGGATGCTGCCATCGCCGGTCCACAAACGCGTCTGCAGAAGGAGAAGCAACAGCAGCAGTCCGGCGCCGGCCCAGCGCATTCAGCCGGCCTGCGCACCCAGGCTGCGTAGATTCGGGAAGGCGTCGGAGCCGGCATAAACCGCGGCATCGCCGAGTTCTTCCTCAATTCTCAACAGCTGGTTGTATTTGGCTACCCGGTCGGACCGGCAGAGCGAGCCGGTTTTGATCTGGGTGGCGGTGCTGGCCACGGCCAGGTCGGCGATGATGGTGTCTTCCGTCTCGCCGGAGCGGTGAGAAACCACCGCCGAGTAGCCGCTGGCATCGGCCATTGCAATGGCGTCCAGGGTTTCGGTCAGGGTACCGATCTGGTTGAACTTGATGAGAATGGAGTTGGCGATCCCGCGATCGATGCCTTCCTGAAAAATCCGGGTGTTGGTGACAAAAAGGTCATCTCCGACCAGCTGGACGCCATCCCTGACCTTGCCGGTCAGCGCCGCCCAACCATCCCAGTCGTCTTCCGCCATGCCGTCCTCGATGGAGATAATGGGATAGCGGGTGGTCCAGTCTGCCAGGACATCGGCGAAGCCCTCGGCATCGAAGCGGCGCCCCTCCGAGGCGAGATGGTACTCACCGTCCTCGAAAAACTCGGAACTGGCCGCGTCCAGGGCAATCCATACCTGCCGGCCCGGGGTGTAGCCCGCTTTTTC from Spiribacter sp. 2438 carries:
- a CDS encoding septum formation initiator family protein, with the translated sequence MRWAGAGLLLLLLLLQTRLWTGDGSIPVAIGLHAEVAEQRQANQQLDERNRALAADVADLRRGQGSIEERARRDLGLIGPEERFYLVIDEDAR